The Caulifigura coniformis genome includes a region encoding these proteins:
- a CDS encoding DUF1559 domain-containing protein: MFRMRRGFTLIELLVVIAIIAILIALLLPAVQQAREAARLTQCRNNMKQLGLAFHNYHDVYNMFPSYMCYPQPVNYPMGWVPRIFPMIEEGTRYNAMEALNKDYIVNRSPYRSNNTNDPLFTTPIKALVCPSSELGDRASDHAVTANFPNAQSQAALHYRGVAGSRDVGYTGPSGQEYTSSGIIAPKSRARFGDITDGSSNTLLLGELSSALGWTPAMATSGFGGIKPWVWGYYSYTNDGWLMIDHKMVTWPIGYSGTFVTNQTPFRSAHAGKGANMLLGDGSVRYLSSNMDLGTLKALSTKSNGEVVGEF; encoded by the coding sequence TCGAGCTACTCGTCGTGATCGCGATTATCGCGATCCTCATTGCCCTCCTGCTTCCCGCAGTCCAGCAGGCCCGTGAGGCAGCCCGCCTGACGCAGTGCCGCAACAACATGAAGCAGCTGGGACTCGCGTTCCACAACTACCACGACGTGTACAACATGTTCCCGTCGTACATGTGCTACCCGCAGCCGGTGAACTATCCGATGGGCTGGGTGCCACGCATCTTCCCGATGATCGAAGAAGGGACCCGCTACAACGCGATGGAAGCCCTGAACAAGGACTACATCGTCAACCGGTCTCCCTACCGCAGCAACAACACCAACGATCCGCTCTTCACCACGCCGATCAAAGCGCTCGTCTGCCCCTCGTCGGAGCTGGGCGACCGCGCCTCCGATCATGCCGTGACCGCCAACTTCCCGAATGCCCAGTCGCAGGCCGCGCTCCACTACCGCGGAGTCGCCGGCTCGCGCGACGTCGGCTACACCGGCCCCTCCGGACAGGAATACACCAGCTCCGGAATTATCGCCCCCAAAAGCCGCGCCCGATTCGGAGACATCACCGACGGGTCGTCCAACACCCTGCTGCTCGGTGAACTGTCGAGTGCTCTCGGCTGGACCCCGGCCATGGCGACCAGCGGCTTCGGCGGCATCAAGCCGTGGGTCTGGGGCTACTACTCCTACACCAACGACGGCTGGCTCATGATCGACCACAAGATGGTCACCTGGCCGATTGGCTACAGCGGCACGTTCGTGACCAACCAGACCCCGTTCCGCAGCGCTCACGCCGGCAAGGGCGCCAACATGCTCCTCGGCGACGGCAGCGTCCGGTACCTCAGCTCCAACATGGACCTCGGCACGCTGAAGGCTCTCTCCACCAAGAGCAACGGCGAAGTCGTCGGCGAATTCTGA